Sequence from the Deinococcus malanensis genome:
CAGATGTTGTCGACCCACTTGTTCTCGCCGCGGGCGGTCTTGGGGTTGCCCTGCAGCGCTTCGAGGGCCTGCAGTGCGCTGCCCTTGATCACCGGCAGGTCATCGCCGGGAAACTCGTACTTGCTCAGCAGTTCGCGCACTTCCATCTCGACCAGCTCGAGCAGTTCTTCGTCGTCGACCATGTCGACCTTGTTCATGAACACCACGATGTACGGCACGCCGACCTGACGGGCCAGCAGGATGTGCTCGCGGGTCTGGGGCATGGGGCCGTCAGCGCTGGAGACCACCAGGATCGCGCCGTCCATCTGGGCGGCGCCCGTGATCATGTTCTTGACGTAGTCGGCGTGGCCGGGGCAGTCCACGTGGCTGTAGTGGCGGCTGGGCGTGTTGTATTCCACGTGGCTGGTGTTGATCGTGATGCCGCGGGCCTTCTCTTCGGGGGCCTTGTCGATCTGGTCGTAGGCCAGCGTCTCGATGGTTGGGTCCATCGCCGCCGCCGTGAAGGTGATCGCGGCCGTCAGCGTGGTCTTCCCGTGGTCGACGTGTCCAATCGTCCCCACGTTCACGTGGGGCTTCGTGCGCTCAAACGTTCCCTTTGCCATGATGGTTTCCTCCTGATGGGGTCTGCCCGCTGTGGGGCAAGCGTTGCCAGTTTACTCGTCTACCCCGTAAACGCCAAGCGCAACGGGGCGCGGAGACGAAAGAAGAGACGCGGCCTACTGGGAAGCAGGCCGCGCCGGGTGATTGGAGCTTCTGATCGGACTTGAACCGATGACCTCTCCCTTACCAAGGGAGTGCTCTACCGCTGAGCTACAGAAGCGAGTGAAAAAGCGGGAAACGAGACTCGAACTCGCGACTTTCAGCTTGGGAAGCTGACGCTCTACCAACTGAGCTATTCCCGCGTATTCGGTGGTGGGCAGGGGCGGATTCGAACCGCCGTACACGTACGTGAACAGATTTACAGTCTGTCGCCTTTAACCACTCGGCCACCTACCCATTTCTCGGCCCAGATTGTCCCGCCTTGCAGCGAGGTGGAGCCACCCAGGAGAATCGAACTCCCAACCTTCCGATTACAAGTCGGGTGCTCTACCAGTTGAGCTAGGGTGGCACCGTCGTTGAGGCGGACAGGCAGCGACAATGCTCGCCTCCGAGTGCGGAAGTTCTCGCTTGGCGCGATCTCTTCCGGCTGGG
This genomic interval carries:
- a CDS encoding GTP-binding protein, which encodes MAKGTFERTKPHVNVGTIGHVDHGKTTLTAAITFTAAAMDPTIETLAYDQIDKAPEEKARGITINTSHVEYNTPSRHYSHVDCPGHADYVKNMITGAAQMDGAILVVSSADGPMPQTREHILLARQVGVPYIVVFMNKVDMVDDEELLELVEMEVRELLSKYEFPGDDLPVIKGSALQALEALQGNPKTARGENKWVDNI